The Culex pipiens pallens isolate TS chromosome 2, TS_CPP_V2, whole genome shotgun sequence DNA window AGAGGTGggcaataaattatttaaagaggCAAACAAACCCAAAACCGAAGAAAAGAAATCCCAAAGTCATAAACATAAACGGCACAAATCATCTGGCCAGCTTCTGCTTGGCTGGGTAGAAAATCTCCCCCCGAAGATCATCCCTCCCTGGCGCCAGTATCTCTGGTCAACGagggaaaatttagaaattattttatttacttaatAACTACGAATAGGATTACCTATTCTTCCCGTGAAAACATCAACACAGCTCTGTTTGTCCATGTGTGTGCCGCTCTGCTTTCCTGCGTGCGAAAGCGGAAATAATTAGGGAATTTCCGCCGAGGAAAACCATCCGGGCTGGAATTCCGGCCGGCCGGGGCAACCCTTTTCTCCGGGGAACCCCTCACTCACAaggaaaagagagagaaaatcCAGGGAAGAAAGTGCGAACGAGCGAGATGGGCATAGTTTTATGGTAATTATGTATTTAGCATAGGAAGAGGCGCCTAGCAAACAAAAGGAGCCCATTTTGGAGAGCTGGGATTCCTCTTCCGCATAAAAGTTAATCAACATAACCGTGTGCCGCATGCGCCTACATCTGGAATTCTGGGTAGAGGATGTTGGGCTTTGGTGGGGAGATTTGTGTTTGGATTCATGTCACTGTTGTCATTTATTTGATGGAactgttttgtttcaaaataaaaaaaaaatgaaatttcaggccaacgtttcaacatttggatgaaaaaaggtgtttgaaaatgcattttacaccagtcaagttgtttttcaatcattagcgTTTAAAATATCTaggtaaaaaatcaaaatgaaaaaaatacattttttatggaCTCAACTTTAgataataaaaaagttaaataaaacatcaattttttttagtgtaacctttttttaaaaaaatgctctacagcattgccttggtgttctcgattgcgagattcctactcgaaacaaggtgccgaaggcttgattgttaaggcaattgcaaacctctttttacaccttagcttccatccaacccgggattcgaactgatttatatatttgtatttcacaacgaaaaaaaaagaaatttcgcggcatgtcaatttaaaagcattggaattTTACGGTTTACGGTACTGTAAAATTTGCTTTTAATAAATGCAactatttgttattttaaagttattcaattcaattacgtTTATTTCTGTAGTTTATCAACTAAGAGGATTGTTGAgttccgagcagacggaaataacttgggaataacattttgtgttatatgaaaatactaggccaataacattatatggcatttataacaagatttgttattcgtcgctatgattttttttgttattggattgttattgtaataacagacaaataacatgtttagttattctttgaacaaatctttgttattattttttgttattttatcaactaatccgatcatcccaataacatttgtagatattcttccataacaagaaatgttattccaaagttgttttggagttcaaccaatatcagaccaataacaaattttgttatgatatcaTAAACGGTTATtatacccttatgcaaaaaaggattttttaagaagattccatgacaatttctgttattttaacagtatttgttattaaaatggcatgaattttgttattaccgtctgcccgggatataATTAGAGTTTGTCACAAAATtgtcaactttgaaaaaatattgacattcacttaaccctttcaggcctgaatttatttgaaaaaaattaggttATGAAATATAGgttagttttggaaattttagattttgaatcatatatcaggcctgaaagggttaaatggTTAAATTTGTTGTAGGAATAACCCGGGCAGATGgctataacaaaattcatgccctttgaataacaaatactgttaaattaacagaaagtgttttggaatcttcttgaaaaaaacatttttacataagATGTTGATAACAGTTtacgttatcataacaaaatttggtactggttgaaataacattttttgttatgaaagaataccttcaactgttattgggatgatcgaattagttgctaaaataagaaaaaataataacaaagatttgtttgaagaataacgAAAATACAAGTCTATTATTACAACAACAATCcaataacgaaaaaaataataacggcGAACAAccaatcttgttataaatatcataaaatgttattggcctaatattttcaaatatcaaaaaatgttattccccagttatatccgtctgctcgggaagcgATAAACAGGAAATAAAAAATTAGCAGTAGTTCAAGATACAAATTATAAACCCTGACACAAAATATTCATTGTAAAAGCAGAAGCAAAACtccatttatagcagtttttTACATTAGATATTTATAACtccagaaaatttaataaaatattaaaaaaagttatcaaatttTCCTTCAAGATGTATTGATTGTATTTTAAaccaagtcaaaaaaaaaaaaatactcacgttgcatgaaatttgctcattttttttctattttttttttaagtttgccaTGCATTTTTATACCACTGCTTCGAAAATGTTAGTTTATGATCTTGAGGAGtgcttgaatttgaaaatcataTAGTTTAAATACACCGGGGATCAATTTGACAATATATTCATTCGAATTTCGTGGTACATATTTCACAGTatttaccaaatttcacggattacgcggctgcCGCAAAATCGCGAATAATCACTAGCCCTACCCATTTTGTTTGACCAGCCCGTAAAAttttatggagccttgtatgagaAAAACAATgtctttttacgggttaaatccaatcaaaaattgaaatccaCAGCGCCAAACAAGCACCGGAACAAGTCCCTGAATTCCcgcaaaaagtcatttttgctaCTCTTTAATAAAAACatcatcaacatttttaaatcgtttttttaaataacatctTATAAGAAACATTTTTGAGATTATTTGTAGAATTTGGTCATGTAAACAAAAAGTTAGCAAGTGATTGAATAAAGATAGGTATTATTCAaaaacttcggaatattttctaaaccaaaaaaaaagaaaaaaaaactgttcttttgattttaaaatgattgcaaatttatgaaaataaacataattgtaTAAATTAAAATGATTCGTCTTTTGATAGAGACATTATCCAATTTCCTCCTCaatgccaaaacaaaaattattgcatGCTTTGAAATTGATAGTCATAATCACGTTGTTATTTTAGGACaacaatgaaattttttgcaaatttgtcaTCGAAGAATGTTGATATCATGTAAATTACTCGTTTCAACGCATAGAAATATGTTAAATAAAATAGCCACAATTCTTGAATGATGCGAACATCATGTGCGCCAAGTATAATTTGAAGAACTCTTTTCATAATTCATATATGTATatttatttcaacaaaattgtcaacttcgaaaaaatattgacatTCACTTGACCCTTTCAGGTCTGAAtttattaaacatatttttttagttaatgaaatataggctagttttggaaattttggtgtTTGGGTCATatatcaggcctgaaagggttaaatgtatttaaaaaatcttggttGCAAACTAAATAAATATGTGAACTGAAATAAATTCTAGTTACATTTACCTGCTTTTTAATTTCTACAATCAAATGAATTCATTGACATACCCCTCTCAGAGGTACCACCAAACGGCCACCATCCCCTACATTACATCTGTTTATTACAAcctgggtttttttttcggaagacGCTCGAGCCGGAATCGGAAATACCATCACGGTGCGGAAAAACAGCAGATGGCCCTCCAAAATCCAATATCCAATTGCTTATGCTAAAATTTTCCCAGCCAAGAGCTGCTGCGTGCGCTTGCTAGCTTTTACCTAAACCTAATTCATAAAAACCGGCGCAAGGTAGACTTAAATTTGCAgtgggtgtgtttgtgtgtggtcCCTAGTCTTGAGAAAAAGTGAAGAACGATGTGGGGAAAGCGGAGAAGATTCTTTCTTTCTTCGGTGCGTCGGAGGTTTCGTCCTTGCCAAGATATTTGAGATAGATTACTTTGTGTCTTGCCGCTGTACTCAACGCATCGTGTGCGATATCTAagagaaaattgtttttattttgctggAATTGCATTTCGAAGTGACAAGAaagtgaaaagttgaatttgttttgttacaatttataGTTGGAGATACTTTTAAAAAGTGAAGTTATTTAAAAAGTGTTAATAATTGTGAAAGCTGCTCAATTTGGATTATTCGCAAGGTAAGTTCTCAAATGATTCGCGACGCTCTTCAAATGATTCGATCTCTCTGCACAAAACGGTTTCATTGCACAGCAAAGCTTAGCCACGACGACTTCCCAACATTATTCACATCGGTCAATACGTGTTACGAGTTTTCCCTAACGAGATTGGCTCGAACAGTATCAGTTacagttagttttttttctgtttttgcacAGAAAAGAACGCTCGGATTATCCCACCAAGTGTTCTTTTAATGGCTACGTGGTTTGAGATAGTACTTTGGGATTTATGTTACGAAATATGTGGAATTTTCAGATGGAAATTTGACCTGACAATTAGACTTTGGTCGGTGAAGATTTCATAATAGGGAATACCACTTTATGTATTGATTTgtccttttaaaatgatttcacaACCAACTTGTTCCCCATGAATAAAAGGGTTCCCCATGTAAATTGTCTTCAATTCAGACAGACAACTTTTTAAGAGTTACGTAAATGGGTAAATTTCAGTTTCTTAAGACTGATGCAATTCCAAGCgattcatcttcatttttcggaaCCACAATTTCTACTGGTTAAATAGGGTGATTCATATTTGAAACGTGATGGAAATTCCTTAAAGCTAGGCCCATTTTACCGCTCCGCATCTGCGCAACAGTTGGAACTGAATTCGTTTCAAAAACTACGACTTATTCATCAAAACTAATATTTACTCAATCACCAGCATCGGTTTGCATTCACGCGTGTGTTCAGTACCACCCGCGAGAAAGCACGTGCTGGCGTTGACGCGTGTAGAGCGCGCGCAACGCCAGCTAAAATCAAGGCAAGCTTTgatctaaattttgtttttatgacCGTGTCGTGTTATTTTTAAGAAGTTTGATtcctgttttatgtttttttatgttcaacaaattatatttttattttttttttaaaaaaaaagcttgtacAAAACTTGATTCATACAATAATGCGTATTTGACACCATATCGaagaaactttgaaaaagagtGTATCCTGCGCACTTCAttggatgtttacattaggagtgaACTCTTTGTTTACCAACTAATactcatttacattgttttgataGAGATGCGTTTTTACACAAAAGATGATGTAATAATGCAGATAACATGATTTTCTACAGTTCAAAAGGAATAaaccttgtttaaaaaaaatcatttaaaacttaaatttccaaTACATAATTATATTCATCTTCATTGCAAGttcagagaaaattgaaggAAAAAGTACGTTTCAAATCTTCTTACTTCAAATCTAGTGCAACTTTTCAAAACGTCACGTGCATTCTTCCCGCACTGCGGGACACACCTTCCCCCAAACGGACCCACATGGTCTCAATATCAGTCGCAAATCGCGCAATAATTCTCTCAAACTCAGGATTTCCCTGCTTTTTACGCTCTTTACTCACACACAATATCTCGCAGCCAGCTTGGATTGTTTTCATTCCCTCGTGATTCCGCGCGGGGGTTTTCTCACCACACCGCATCGCATACTTTGTTGGGCCTTCATTCTCGCGGCCCGTGCACACTCGACGTTAGTTTCGATCGGTCTTTCGCCAGGTTTGGACGTGCTCGTTTTACGCTGCCGCCCCTAAGGGAAAATCTCCGCATGTGCTCTTCACCTTAAACTTGCGTGTGTACGCGGTACGGTTGTGTTTGTAGCTGCGTTGGCGCGTGTTTGTATTGGTGTATTGGGCACTTGACAGCAGCAGCACACTGTTGATTGTGTCATTCTTGCAGCCAAGTTGGGTCTGATTTGACACGGGAAGTGAATGTATCGAGGAAGAAGAGATATATTTTGGGCTAATCGGTggaatttgaggatttttggAGGGTGATATATCGGATTATTGAGGTTGACTGTGGTTGATAACATGCGGAGTGCGTTAAATTGGTGGAAAATTACTTAAGGGAAAACCAGCCTGCTACGCCATTTTGTGTTTGTGACAGTCGAGCGCCCATAGGGTCAGATACCAAAACAGCTGTCTATTGTTTTATTGGGGGCCCTTTAAACGCTATTGGAGTGTTGATTGTGTGCGTGTGCAGCACAAGAGATCGAATCATTTGAGTAACGCTTGCGAAGAAGAAAAGATGTATCCCGCAAGAGGAGGAGCAGGAGGACCAGCAGCTGCCGCCGGAGGTTTCATGCCCCATTCCCTTGCAGAACAACAGGACAAGGACAAGCTTAACACCGACAGCGGCGCGGTCGATTCCGGGTTCCACTCCGGGTACAACCTGAGCTCGGACAACTTTACGTCGTCCTCGTCGGTGGCCGCGGAACCTGCGATCCAGCAGAGCAGCGcctcccagcagcagcagcacaagcAGGTCGTCGAGGAAGACTCGCAGACGTTCGACTCCGGCGTAGCGCTAGACTCGAGCGACAAGATGCGGATGAGCGACATGACCGACCTGTGCAAGAGTCTGCTCCAGCTGCAGATGTCCCGGAAAGAGGCCAAGTCCAACCCGTGGGAGCCGTACTTCCTCCAGAACGACGATGGTGATACGTAAGTGTATTGACTCTCTCACTCTTCTTTCTAATTACCCAACAACAATGGCCTCTTTTGTAACTCCTTGAAGATGGTGTTGTTGGAACAACACTGCCTTAAGCACGTACGCCACACACTTAGAGGCTGGAATTCCCATTATTGGAGCAATCTGCTCCAATAGATTGAGGGATTTCCCCGCGCgcggtttaaagtttgttttctCTCGAACGTTTGATCAGCctctttttgctgctgctgctgcgcgaAGCGATTAGCATTCCTTCAAGCTGTGGAGAACCTTCCAGCAATGATAAGTCATCCCCTCGCATTTAATGCCGTCATTCGATCCCAAGGACGAGCTAATTGCCGCGCAAATCCGAGAAAATCACACTCGATTCTCCGTATCGAGCACCCTTTAGAAACGGGTTTGCCTCTGACGACAGCGGCGCGCTCCCCGTAACGGGTGAAAGGTTCTAACGATGAGTTGTTCTCCCCATCCCCTCCAGGTACCTCCATCTGGCCATCATCCACGAAAACGTAGAGGTCGCGGCCAAGCTGATCCGCGGCGCGACCCGCACCTGGCTCGACATCCAGAACGACATCGGCCAGACGGCACTGCACCTGGCCGTGCTGACCGAACAGGCCCGCATCGTGCGCTGGCTGCTGGTCGCCGGAGCCAAGCCCGGTGTCCGCGACATCGAGGGCAACACCGCCCTTCACCTGGCCTGCCTGCACCGGCGGAACGAGTGCGCTAAGCAGCTGCTGACCCCCCTAAGCCTGGCCGAACTCCAGACCAGCCCTGCCGTTCAACAGAGCCCAACCAAACTTCCACAAGATCTCGAACAGTGGAACTACAATGGTAAGTGTGCCTTCTTCCTTTTCCCCCGTTCCAACAATCCCACGCGCGATCAGTTCAATGGATTCAAGCTGCTGGAATTTCCAACTCCAgtttgcgcaaaaaaaaacaagcctttGTCTCTATGCCTCAACCCCCGCGCTTACCACCCAACTCTCGTTGAGTCGAGCTGGGAAAATACATAATTTCGCATGACGCCGATCGTAATGATCTCATCTGAGACGCGCTGCGCGCGGTTGGTCATCCAATTGTCTCACCACCACGACGCTCCGCGATGAATGAAACTGGGAAACAGGACTTTTTATGGTCAAAAGTTGGTTCCCAAGCTTCCCTCTTGCGCTCATCTTCCCCTTCAAGTTGCTGGTAAAAATAGAAAATCGCTCTGTGCGCGAGCGCGCGCTGTCTCGAAAAAACCCAAAttacgctgctgctgctaccggTCGTCAATCGTGGGCAGGGGTGTCCGAGCTCGAACACTTTTGTttctcaataaattttaaatccattCGGAATGGTGTGAACTGACCTTAACGACGGGTTGGATGCGGGTAGGTGCGAGTCGACCATAGCCGAACCCAACCGCAACTGGAACGtttgttttgacaaagaactttgacCTACGGGgttagcaatccaaaatttcacgAAGCGAAAGCAAAATTTACGAATTCTAGCATTTTCACGTTAAAATTGTGCAAAATTGAACCTCACTTCAAACACACTTGACACTTGCAACGAAAAGCCTGCTGTTGGGCTCGCTGCGCGAGCCTCCTCTGTGACGCAATCTGTCAAACGCACCTACACTGCGCTAAAAGTCCACCCATATTTCTTGTTCGATTCAAGATGAATTAAATTTCGCAAACCTCAAATTTGACAACCCCTGACAACGCCTTCACGATGACGATGGCGATATTTTGCCAACATTTTTCCCCCTCTCTCGCACAAGAAAAATAACCCGTCGGTGGAATTTTCGCATCACGCGCGCCGCAGCGCGCTCTAAAATTAGGTTTTCCCGACGAtttaaaattaggaaatttttgcACTTCTTCAACTTAATCTAAAAATTCACCCCACTAAAAGATGGAAAGAGGAGGAAATAAGTGGGACGATGACACTCTCGCCACTCCggttttgtgtgtgttgtggtaAAATTAGCTGGGAAGTTTGCGGATCTTAAGAAATACCCAAGAGTGCGACGCTCGCGCGAACGCGCTCAGGTATCAATAGTAAAGTCATGTGAATCACGAGCATCGCAGCCCGGTAAAACCGCCTTTGCCGCGGCGGCGATGGGAAAATTCCAGCTTCGTGCTGAATTATATTCGCGCTGGAAAGAAAGGAAAGGCAAGGCGGAAGGCGCTTCTCGCGTGACGACTCTTTCACCTGGCGGTTGTGGTCTCTCTCTTAATGGTTGGCTTTTCCCAGCCCGCAACCCTAAAATAACTGGCTGGCGTGAGATGCAATCGAGGTCAATCGTCCCGGGGTCTCGCTCTGTCTCTTTTGGGAATTCCCTGAAATTGCAGCTGCTTGCATAATGCGTCCAGTTTGGACGACCGACGTCGCGGTTCACGTCGAGATTCGCCTGGTCGTCTGTCCCCGCGCGCGCTCGCCTTTAAAACCGTTAAATCGCATTCAAACAGACCTCGACTTCGTCGTCGTCAATTGTTGGGTTTTCCCCAATGTCGTCGCCTCTCTATCTCCCACGTGGGAGTGTGTGTGAACGACCCACACCACCTCAGCAGGCCATCATTGCGGTAGGAAACGCACACAGAGAAGCAGACATCGTTGAGCAAGTATTtgctatttttgttttgattaccTCGGTTCGCTGGGGCGAGCATAGTGAGGGGGAGGTTTCCCCCCTTTTCCATCGGAACAACCCCCCCTTCGGGTGTAAAAATACCGACATCAATGAGGGCGAGAGAGTGAGCAAGCGCTGTTCGAAATAGAAAGATATTTATTATCGAGCGAAGGAAAAGCGTCCAACATTGGAAGGTGGTTGTGCCTAAATACTTACCTTTCTTCTTTGTACCTGAAGGAGAGCACACACTtacacaaatgaaaaaaaaatacacctcTGTATAAATAGATTGATTGGCGCAAGTCTGGGGGTGATAAAAAGTGGTTTTTCCTGACACAATCACTTTGTGCGGTTCGGTTGATTGGGTTTTTGGGCACCGACCAGCGTTGCATCACGGAATCGCGCACACAAATCATCGTAAATTCACGTGTTCACGATTTAGTTCGTGGTCGTGATCCGATTTCTGGTGCGATTTGTAGCTAGGCCAGATTAGAGCCGGTATCGATTTTCTATCGTAGTAGGCTGCTTCAAGTTGGAACTTGTCACGCCTAGTGAAATGTGTAAAAGACGAAGCATAAACAAACAAAGTATCATTCTTTTGTCAGTTGATATTTACACTTGGACGAGCTATTTGTTG harbors:
- the LOC120412468 gene encoding NF-kappa-B inhibitor cactus-like isoform X1, producing MYPARGGAGGPAAAAGGFMPHSLAEQQDKDKLNTDSGAVDSGFHSGYNLSSDNFTSSSSVAAEPAIQQSSASQQQQHKQVVEEDSQTFDSGVALDSSDKMRMSDMTDLCKSLLQLQMSRKEAKSNPWEPYFLQNDDGDTYLHLAIIHENVEVAAKLIRGATRTWLDIQNDIGQTALHLAVLTEQARIVRWLLVAGAKPGVRDIEGNTALHLACLHRRNECAKQLLTPLSLAELQTSPAVQQSPTKLPQDLEQWNYNGKRCVHIAAETSNIELLRYLVSAGADVNSREGKAGLTPLHIAIENGNEPLVNFLLDECPKLRLEAVTYAGLTAYQLAVIQHNQTLQNGLKRRGAEPLSPPESDEETDESDDSMDDEQISSYYGSNAFGSNFAGLSTINVA
- the LOC120412468 gene encoding NF-kappa-B inhibitor cactus-like isoform X2; translated protein: MYPARGGAGGPAAAAGGFMPHSLAEQQDKDKLNTDSGAVDSGFHSGYNLSSDNFTSSSSVAAEPAIQQSSASQQQQHKQVVEEDSQTFDSGVALDSSDKMRMSDMTDLCKSLLQLQMSRKEAKSNPWEPYFLQNDDGDTYLHLAIIHENVEVAAKLIRGATRTWLDIQNDIGQTALHLAVLTEQARIVRWLLVAGAKPGVRDIEGNTALHLACLHRRNECAKQLLTPLSLAELQTSPAVQQSPTKLPQDLEQWNYNGKRCVHIAAETSNIELLRYLVSAGADVNSREGKAGLTPLHIAIENGNEPLVNFLLDECPKLRLEAVTYAGLTAYQLAVIQHNQTLQNGLKRRGAEPLSPPESDEETDESDDSMDDEQ